In one window of Hyla sarda isolate aHylSar1 chromosome 1, aHylSar1.hap1, whole genome shotgun sequence DNA:
- the LOC130271681 gene encoding LOW QUALITY PROTEIN: glutamine--fructose-6-phosphate aminotransferase [isomerizing] 1-like (The sequence of the model RefSeq protein was modified relative to this genomic sequence to represent the inferred CDS: inserted 1 base in 1 codon) has product MGVRSEHKLSTDHIPILYRSGMEKKGSCSLTRVDSTTCLFPVDEKAVEYYFASDASAVIEHTNRVIYLEDDDVAAVVEGHLSIHRIERSAGDHPARAIQTLQMELQQIMKGNFSSFMQKEIFEQPESVVNTMRERVNFDDLTVILGGLKDHLKEIQRCRRLILIACGTSYHAGVATRQILEELTELPVMVELASDFLDRNTPVFRDDVCFFISQSGETADTLLALRYCKECGALTVGITNTVGSSISRETDCGVHINAGPEIGVASTKAYTXQFVSLVMFAVMVCDDRISMQGRRKEIMNGLKILPDNIKEVLSLDDEIQKLAEELYQQKSVLIMSRGYHYATCLEGALKIKEITYMHSEGILAGELKHGPLALVDKLMPVIMIIMRDHAYNKCQNALQQVVARQGRPVVICDKADTETINSIKRTIKVLYTVDCLQGILSVIPLQLLAFHLAVLRRYDVDCPRNLAKSVTVE; this is encoded by the exons ATGGGTGTACGGAGCGAGCACAAGCTTTCTACTGATCACATCCCGATCCTGTACCGCTCAGGCATGGAAAAGAAAGGAAGCTGCTCCCTGACCAGAGTGGACAGCACAACCTGCCTGTTCCCTGTGGATGAGAAAGCTGTGGAGTATTACTTTGCATCAGATGCCAGCGCGGTCATTGAACACACCAACAGAGTGATCTACCTTGAAGACGATGATGTGGCTGCTGTTGTGGAGGGACATCTCTCTATCCACCGCATTGAGAGAAGTGCAGGAGATCACCCAGCGCGTGCCATTCAGACTCTGCAGATGGAGCTGCAGCAGATCATGAAGGGCAACTTCAGCTCCTTCATGCAGAAAGAAATCTTCGAGCAGCCGGAGTCAGTTGTCAACACCATGAGAGAACGCGTAAACTTTGATGACCTAACAGTGATTTTGGGAGGTCTGAAGGATCACCTAAAAGAAATCCAGAGATGTCGGCGACTGATACTCATTGCCTGTGGTACTAGTTACCATGCTGGAGTGGCTACCCGCCAGATTTTAGAAGAGCTGACAGAACTTCCAGTCATGGTGGAGCTGGCTAGTGACTTTTTGGACAGGAACACCCCTGTCTTCAGAGATGACGTGTGCTTTTTCATTAGCCAGTCAGGAGAAACAGCAGACACCTTACTTGCCCTGCGTTATTGCAAAGAATGTGGTGCCCTAACTGTAGGAATCACCAACACTGTTGGCAGCTCCATCTCACGAGAGACCGACTGTGGGGTTCACATTAATGCCGGACCTGAGATTGGTGTGGCCAGCACAAAGGCATATA ATCAGTTTGTGTCTCTTGTCATGTTTGCAGTTATGGTTTGTGATGACCGCATATCTATGCAGGGCAGGCGCAAGGAGATTATGAATGGTCTGAAGATCTTACCAGATAATATTAAAGAAGTCCTGAGCCTTGATGATGAGATTCAGAAGCTGGCGGAAGAGCTGTATCAGCAGAAATCTGTCCTTATTATGAGTCGTGGCTATCACTATGCAACCTGCTTGGAAGGAGCCCTGAAAATTAAGGAAATCACATACATGCATTCAGAAGGGATCTTGGCCGGAGAACTAAAGCACGGTCCTCTGGCTCTGGTAGATAAACTTATGCCAGTCATAATGATCATCATGAGAGATCACGCCTACAACAAGTGCCAAAATGCACTGCAGCAAGTGGTGGCAAGACAGGGTCGACCAGTAGTAATCTGTGACAAGGCAGATACAGAAACCATTAACTCAATCAAACGTACAATAAAGGTGCTTTACACAGTGGATTGTCTGCAAGGAATCCTGAGTGTCATCCCCTTGCAGCTCCTTGCCTTCCATCTTGCTGTGCTTAGAAGATATGATGTGGATTGTCCTAGAAACTTGGCCAAGTCAGTGACAGTAGAATAA
- the LOC130271754 gene encoding glutamine--fructose-6-phosphate aminotransferase [isomerizing] 1-like → MCGIFAYLNYHVPRTRREILQRLIKGLQRLEYRGYDSAGVGIDGSNEKNWENNAHQIQLIKQKGKVKVLDEEINKQENLDLDIEFEVHLGIAHTRWSTHGEPSPTNSHPQRSDKNNEFIVIHNGIITNYKDLKKFLESKGYEFESETDTETIAKLAKYMYDNRENDGISFATLVERVIQ, encoded by the coding sequence ATGTGCGGAATATTTGCATACCTCAACTACCACGTGCCTCGCACCAGGCGTGAAATCCTTCAGAGACTTATCAAAGGTCTTCAGAGATTGGAGTACAGAGGATATGACTCTGCAGGTGTCGGAATTGACGGCAGCAATGAAAAGAACTGGGAGAACAACGCTCACCAGATCCAGCTCATCAAACAGAAGGGGAAAGTCAAGGTCTTGGATGAAGAGATTAACAAGCAAGAAAACCTGGATTTAGATATTGAATTTGAGGTTCACTTGGGAATTGCACACACCCGTTGGTCCACTCATGGAGAGCCCAGCCCTACAAACAGTCACCCGCAACGCTCTGACAAGAACAATGAGTTCATCGTCATCCACAATGGAATCATCACAAACTATAAGGACCTGAAGAAGTTTTTGGAGAGCAAAGGCTATGAGTTTGAATCTGAGACTGACACAGAAACTATAGCTAAACTTGCCAAGTATATGTACGACAATCGTGAGAATGATGGCATCAGCTTCGCCACCCTTGTAGAGCGAGTCATCCAGTAG